A stretch of the Dioscorea cayenensis subsp. rotundata cultivar TDr96_F1 chromosome 4, TDr96_F1_v2_PseudoChromosome.rev07_lg8_w22 25.fasta, whole genome shotgun sequence genome encodes the following:
- the LOC120259131 gene encoding uncharacterized protein LOC120259131, giving the protein MDFRVLEISLISAQGLKPPSGPLRRLHAFAIAWAHPTAKLRTLPDQSGAENPTWNERFLFRVPTSFLASDSSSAVSVEIYASGGWCLPSPLIGTVRILIGNHHLLDRSPDIPSFAALGVRRPSGRLHGVLNFAATLLTRVSLIAEEALAESPAVAYRELMCESPRPRRRIPPTSASIIAPLMDRNREDPEERSDGGGTMCGLGFQRRIHFCPSDENLPNSSTR; this is encoded by the coding sequence ATGGACTTTCGTGTCCTTGAGATCAGCCTGATCTCAGCCCAGGGCCTCAAGCCCCCCTCCGGCCCCCTCCGCCGCCTTCACGCCTTCGCCATCGCCTGGGCCCATCCCACCGCCAAACTCCGCACCCTCCCCGATCAATCCGGCGCCGAGAATCCCACCTGGAACGAGCGATTCCTTTTCAGGGTCCCCACCTCCTTCCTAGCCTCGGACTCCTCCTCCGCCGTCTCCGTTGAGATCTACGCCTCCGGAGGCTGGTGCCTCCCCTCCCCTCTCATCGGCACCGTCCGCATCCTCATTGGCAATCATCATCTCCTCGATCGCTCCCCCGACATCCCATCCTTCGCCGCTCTTGGTGTCCGCCGCCCTTCCGGTCGTCTCCATGGGGTTCTCAACTTCGCTGCCACGCTGCTCACACGCGTGTCCTTAATCGCCGAAGAGGCACTGGCGGAGAGCCCTGCCGTTGCTTACCGCGAGCTCATGTGCGAGAGCCCCAGGCCCCGGCGGCGGATCCCTCCGACATCTGCATCGATCATCGCCCCGCTGATGGATCGGAACCGAGAGGATCCGGAGGAAAGATCGGACGGTGGAGGAACGATGTGCGGTCTAGGGTTCCAGCGTAGGATACATTTCTGTCCGTCCGATGAGAATCTCCCGAATTCGTCTACCAGATGA